The sequence below is a genomic window from Marmota flaviventris isolate mMarFla1 chromosome 9, mMarFla1.hap1, whole genome shotgun sequence.
taaatgaacaaattttaaaagggctatgTTGAAGACAAAGGACAGAAGGAGAATGAATGACAATGAAAGATAGTTGGCAAGGAGGGAAAGCTTGAGATAGAAGGTACAGATTTGATTTTGGCCTCAGATATGAAAGgggcattttttttccccaactatAACAAGAAAATAAGGGTAGAGAAAAGATGCCAATACAAATGTGAGGCCTTAGTCATACATGATTTCATATCTACtgacttctaatttctctttgaaataaaatgaaaggttGCTGTCTAAAGATGTAGTTGGAGGGAGATGGGGAAGTTGGATGGAGATGGGATTGAGGAAAGTAGAGAAAAAAGTTATGGAGGAGATGGATTCGAACATGGATGGATCATTGGGCAGCATCAAGAGTGAAGTTGAAGGTTAATTGTCATGAAGTTATGGGGATGCAAATAGGCCTCCTTAAAAAGTTAGCAAGTTTGTTTTCCATGACCTAGAGAAATTACTAGGTTAATTAATCTAGGAATCGAGCTTTGCGACACATACATGATGGAAGGTCAGTGGAGCAAGGGCAAGCAAAATATTGGTAAGAGAGTAATTGAAATGATGAATCAGAATTTCACCTGGTTAGAGAAGAATGCAAAGATGCCTAGAGTCTAAATGAGTAGAAGTGAGAAAGTCAATATCTTAGAGGTTTTCAAAGACCAAATTTTTGATAACTGAATCACATTACTGAGCAGATTCAAAGTGGAAtgtcttaatgttttatttatgggGCTGATAAATGGTACTGAGTTATGGTGTGGCATTGGAATTGGGTGACTATACTTCAATAGCATATAAAACCATCCTGTGAGAACAACATTTTGGGTAGGTGAGCCACACAGGAATACCAAACTTACTCCAGTTAATGTCTAGACATGtcttaaacaattaaaaagaattttaaggagAATTGTGGAAGATCATTAAAACATAGGAAAAAGTGAGCAAATGAAGTTGCTAGGAAACAGCTATCTCAAATAAGAGTTCTAAGAAGAATTGTCTGCCACTGGCATGACTTACATCTTCATCAAGGAGTATTCCTTATATTATACTTAATGCTTTATGAATGAAATTTTACCTTTTCTGATTTCCATTTTGGTaagttttcttcctttacatTTAAATTTGTCTGAATTATAtgttttcctggggctggggatgtggctcaagcggtagcgcactcgcctggcatgcgtgaggcctgggttcgatcctcagcaccacatacaaacaaagatgttgtgtccgccgaaaaaactaaaaaataaatattaaaattctctttctctctctctttaaaaaaaattatatgttttcCTTATAATTTATCCTTTCTGGGTCATTTTGTTTTAGGTCTTACATGAGCAacatataattgtattttttaaaaatagctctgCTTTTTTAATAGGGGAGTTTAAGTAATCTATATTTATTATAAGTTTGATTTTATGATGTTAACTTGTTTTAGACTTTTAATTTACTAACTTTACATGGGTTAGTTTTGGGTCTTTTGTAAGACTGATATCATATATACTCTCTATAGTCTACTGGTTCTATAGAGAAGTTTGGTGTTATATATGGGAATTTAGGAAAAGTCTCCTTGAGTTTGATTCAgatttatcatttcattcttcccttttatttttgtggtactgggaattgaatccagacgTAATccaacactgagctatatatccggcactttttactttttattttgagtcaggctGTTACTGAGTTACCCAAGCTGGCCTCCAATCTTTGATGCCCCTGCTTCATACtccagaatctctgggattataggtgtgtgacacCAAGCCcagtttatcattttcttcttgtGTGGCTATTGACACAagttccttctctcttcttcattttctgcATTCAGGAAGAGTAGATAATATTAATACCTATCTCATAGGATTGTTAATAGtattaaaaattgatttcatatgaagatttttcaatttttgttgtaCATCCAAAGTTCTTAAAAAGTATCAGTCCTTGTTCTAAAGTTTGCTTATTTGCTTTTATCATGATCCagaattcagaatatataaattctattttttttccactagAGGTCACCTCTGTATTATAAAAAGCACAATAGAActgattttttcttaattcttacaCAAgatttcctccttctttccttagGGTGGACTGGAGATTGAGCCTCACATCTTTTCTGGTAACATTCTCCATGTGAGGGATTAAACATGACAGTCTAAGAGGACATTCCAGACTGCTAGTCCTAAGGACTTTCAAGACAGTCATTAAAACGTGGGTAGCATTGGTGTGCTGGACAAATTGTGGTTCCAGTGATGGACTTCACACTTTTCTCTACATTCCCATGCCCTTTGTGAATTCTAGGCCTCTGACAATATGTAAAAGTGTCACCTGGCATGAGACAGTGGCCTGAAAGGTGTTGGCTGTGGAAACTAATGATCTAGATGCTGCAAGTTACTAAAGATGAGATCATTTTTGGTcagattaattttcaaaatttcagtttctataaaaaatttaaaaaaaaatgaaggggtTAAAAATCCATGTTCCCAAAGGCTGTTCTAAGAAAGATAATATTTGTGTAAGAACCTGGTGTATAGCAGGAGTCTATAATTGATAATGACCTTATTTTCCCAATTGTGAcccattcctttagtttgtattcTTGCATGTAGTTAGATTATTTTTCTCACCACACATACCTGTACAGCAACACAGAATATATTGACTTAGGGTAAACTTAGTAATTAAAGTGGGAATagcattttatgaattttaaggtTCCAGAGGAACTTGTTGATGAAGGCCAGGAGTACTGGGGTCTAAGGATTATTTCTTAAAGTGATGAGCACTATTCTTAAAAACAatggaatttctttcttcaaatatagGAAAGAGGAGAACTGAACCtgaggaagagatggagaaagaatAACCATACAATTTTCTCATCTTCATTATAACAATTCATTTTTAGGACACAGAAGTTATGCATTGGATTTCAACAGCCATGTACAACCTGAGTAGCTACAACACAGGCCCCTTCACCCTTTCAGGCATCCCTGGACTTGAGCAGTACCACGTCTGGATCAGCATCCccttctgctttatttattttgtggccATCGTGTGCAATAGTATTCTTGTCTATCTCATTGTGGTGGAGCACAGTCTTCACACACCcatgttctttttcctttctatgcTGGCCTTGACAGATCTCATATTGTCTACCACGTGTGTTCCCAAAACCCTTAGCATCTTCTGGTTTGGTCCACAGAAAATCAGTTTTCCTGGCTGTCTCACCCAATTATTCTTTTTGCACTACACTTTTGTCCTAGACTCAGCTATACTGCTGGCTATGGCAtttgaccgctatgtggccatctgctcTCCTTTGAGATACACCACTATTCTGACCCCCAAAGCCATTGTCAAAATTGCTGTGGGAATCTCTTTACGGAGTTTCTGTGTTTTTGTCCCATGTGTTTTCCTGGTGAATCGCCTACCTTTCTGTAAGACACACATCATTGCTCACACATACTGTGAGCACATAGGTGTTGCCCGGCTTGCCTGTGCGGACATCTCCATCAACATCTGGTATGGTTTTTCTGTCCCCATCATGACAGTGATTATAGACGTGATCCTAATTGCTGTCTCCTACACCCTCATCCTTGGTGCTGTTTTTCGCCTTCCCTCCCGAGATGCACGCCAGAAGGCCCTTGGCACCTGTGGGTCCCATATCTGTGTCATCCTCATGTTCTATATTCCAGCATTCTTCTCCATCCTTGCCCATCGCTTTGGACATAATGTCCCTTGTACCTTTCATATCATGTTTGCCAACCTCTACGTGATTATTCCACCTGCACTCAACCCTGTTGTCTATGGAGTAAAGACCAAGCAGATCCGGGACAAAGTCattcttctgctctttcccaaGAGGTCCCAGTTATAGATGCTTGTTTCCTGGGGGATCAGGGGAAAGTTCCTAAGTATGTTAGGTCAAAGACTAAACCTGTAGCCAGCGACTTCAGAGAAAGAACACATGAAAAAATTCCTTATTAATCAGAACTTatatttcctttgttgttttaGGCAGAAGTCTGTTCAGTCATTccagatataggaaaataaattgtgagtctagaaaataataaatatttattttacttgtgaaaaaaaatctttgcaatttCTTATGGTTATTATAAGGTAATATAAAAGTTTtcatgaaacaataaaataactaGCATTGATTGTACTTTCATAGTAAAGATGTCTCTAAggaatcaaaaattttttttttttcagatttaaggatcatattagtttcttttttttttttttttttattggttgttcaaaacattacacagctcatgacatatcatcttccatacatttgattcaagtgggttatgaactcccattttttaccccaaatacaagttgcagaatcacatcggttacacatccacatttttacataataccatattagtgactgttgtattctgctacctttcctatcccctactatcccccctccacttccctctcatcttccctctctaccccatctgctgttgtttaattctctcccttgttttttttttttccccctttcccctcacaaactcttatatgtaat
It includes:
- the LOC114098556 gene encoding olfactory receptor 52H1-like produces the protein MYNLSSYNTGPFTLSGIPGLEQYHVWISIPFCFIYFVAIVCNSILVYLIVVEHSLHTPMFFFLSMLALTDLILSTTCVPKTLSIFWFGPQKISFPGCLTQLFFLHYTFVLDSAILLAMAFDRYVAICSPLRYTTILTPKAIVKIAVGISLRSFCVFVPCVFLVNRLPFCKTHIIAHTYCEHIGVARLACADISINIWYGFSVPIMTVIIDVILIAVSYTLILGAVFRLPSRDARQKALGTCGSHICVILMFYIPAFFSILAHRFGHNVPCTFHIMFANLYVIIPPALNPVVYGVKTKQIRDKVILLLFPKRSQL